In the Phaeobacter gallaeciensis genome, one interval contains:
- a CDS encoding DsbA family oxidoreductase codes for MSRPIKIEFFHDTVCAWCFNLSSRLRTVAQEINLDIRHRTFVLQASRQEMAQRWGSPEAARSTILDHWRHCRAASDQPEHININAMRAARFDYPHGMNAALACKAAETFGGQALHWEMFDRIQLAHLSEARNIADPKVLVDLAQELGLTPDQFKCRMEDPAVARQVDADRHFARVNGVQAVPTLIIAATGTRLLTGSVDELRSHLRVVARQVEHL; via the coding sequence ATGAGTAGACCGATCAAGATCGAATTCTTCCACGACACGGTGTGCGCTTGGTGTTTCAATCTTTCATCCCGCCTGCGCACGGTAGCACAGGAAATCAACCTCGACATTCGTCACCGGACCTTCGTGCTGCAGGCCAGCCGCCAGGAAATGGCACAGCGTTGGGGCAGCCCTGAGGCGGCGCGGAGTACCATTCTGGATCATTGGCGCCATTGCCGTGCGGCCAGCGATCAGCCGGAACACATCAATATCAACGCGATGCGGGCGGCCCGTTTCGATTATCCCCATGGCATGAACGCGGCGCTCGCGTGCAAGGCGGCGGAAACTTTTGGTGGTCAGGCGCTGCACTGGGAGATGTTCGACCGGATCCAGCTGGCTCATCTGAGCGAAGCCCGCAATATCGCCGACCCGAAGGTGCTGGTGGATCTGGCGCAGGAACTGGGTCTGACCCCGGATCAGTTCAAGTGCCGCATGGAGGATCCGGCGGTGGCCCGGCAGGTCGACGCTGATCGGCATTTTGCCCGGGTGAACGGCGTGCAGGCCGTGCCGACCCTGATCATCGCTGCAACGGGCACGCGGTTGCTGACTGGTTCTGTCGATGAGTTGCGGTCGCATCTGCGCGTTGTCGCGCGGCAAGTGGAACATCTCTGA
- a CDS encoding peroxiredoxin gives MISVGDTLPDATLVQMGAEGPEPVQMAERVKGRKVAIFAVPGAFTPTCHSAHVPSFIRTKDQFDAKGVDEIICISANDPFVMKAWGEATGADKAGITMLADAQSEFTDAIGMRFDAPPAGLIGRSLRYAMLVEDGKVTILNREENPGQCELSAGEGLLDAMG, from the coding sequence ATGATTTCAGTCGGAGACACCCTGCCGGACGCCACCCTGGTGCAAATGGGGGCCGAAGGGCCCGAGCCGGTGCAGATGGCCGAGAGGGTCAAGGGCCGTAAGGTTGCCATCTTTGCCGTTCCGGGCGCCTTTACCCCGACCTGCCATTCCGCCCATGTGCCCAGCTTTATCCGCACCAAGGATCAGTTCGATGCCAAGGGCGTGGATGAGATCATCTGCATATCGGCAAACGATCCCTTCGTGATGAAGGCCTGGGGCGAAGCAACCGGCGCGGACAAAGCAGGTATCACCATGCTGGCCGACGCCCAAAGCGAATTTACCGATGCCATCGGCATGCGCTTTGATGCGCCGCCCGCCGGGCTGATCGGTCGCTCGCTGCGCTATGCGATGCTGGTCGAGGATGGCAAGGTGACGATCCTCAACCGCGAGGAAAACCCCGGCCAGTGCGAACTCTCTGCCGGTGAGGGCCTGCTCGACGCGATGGGCTGA
- a CDS encoding acyl-homoserine-lactone synthase produces the protein MQSTEISFDNLGETGALFTELLRARYHHFIEARGWDLPNVRGLEFDQYDTPESIYCAIHDGMTIHGGFRVTPTTAKCGSASYMLRDAQLGLLPDLPADILDAPAPQDPKIWEVSRVFVDDTLSSRERMRVRGQLGVSFARLAKDWNIDAFLCLTSVSAALLTRQAGINITPAGLRFEIEGETCQAYHLKVDAKRLRRSRAA, from the coding sequence ATGCAGTCGACAGAAATATCGTTCGACAACTTAGGAGAGACCGGTGCTTTGTTCACCGAGCTCCTGCGCGCGCGTTATCATCATTTTATCGAGGCGCGCGGCTGGGACCTGCCCAACGTGCGCGGGCTTGAGTTTGATCAGTATGATACCCCGGAGAGCATCTATTGTGCGATTCATGATGGCATGACGATCCATGGCGGTTTCCGGGTGACGCCCACCACCGCAAAATGCGGCAGCGCTAGCTATATGTTGCGCGATGCGCAACTGGGCCTGTTGCCGGATCTTCCTGCGGACATTCTGGATGCGCCCGCGCCACAGGACCCGAAGATCTGGGAGGTCAGTAGGGTCTTCGTCGATGATACGCTCAGCAGCCGCGAACGCATGCGTGTGCGCGGACAGTTGGGGGTGAGCTTTGCCCGGCTGGCCAAGGACTGGAACATTGATGCATTCCTTTGCCTGACCTCTGTTTCGGCTGCTTTGCTGACGCGTCAGGCGGGGATCAACATTACTCCGGCCGGATTGCGCTTCGAAATCGAAGGGGAAACCTGTCAGGCTTACCATCTCAAGGTCGATGCCAAGAGGCTGCGTCGCAGCCGAGCGGCGTGA
- a CDS encoding BCCT family transporter, translating to MADETTNQGIPEPEGTAEIIDTDYTIGQDNIETTVGPFGLDVHNPVFLISGLSIVAFVFYALALPEQSADIFGSLRPYLTSTFDWFFLGAANIFVLFCLLLIVLPLGKVRLGGADATPDYSYIGWFAMLFAAGMGIGLMFYGVSEPMSHYSTSMGGIATGEDGARTDWAPLGAAAGDQAASVRLGMAATIFHWGLHPWAIYAVVALALALFSYNKGLPLTIRSAFYPILGERVWGWPGHTIDVLAVFATLFGLATSLGFGATQANAGLNELFGIPVGSTTEVVLITGITAIALISVIRGLDGGVKVLSEINMGLAALLLLFVLIAGPTIAILTGFVDSLAAYIQYLPALSNPIGREDTNFSQGWTAFYWAWWISWSPFVGMFIARVSRGRTVREFIICVLLIPSMVCVLWMSVFGGTAIQQVIQDGVTTVTEAPLELKLFKMLAELPLASITSFLGIILVVVFFVTSSDSGSLVIDTITAGGKVDAPVPQRVFWCVFEGAVAIALLIGGGLASLQAMVISTGLPFTVVLLLMCWAIWRGLIAETRA from the coding sequence ATGGCCGACGAAACGACCAACCAGGGCATACCCGAGCCCGAAGGGACAGCAGAAATCATCGATACCGACTACACGATTGGTCAGGACAATATCGAAACGACAGTTGGACCGTTCGGGCTCGATGTTCACAACCCGGTTTTCCTGATTTCCGGGCTTTCCATCGTAGCCTTCGTTTTCTACGCGCTGGCCCTGCCAGAGCAATCCGCCGACATCTTCGGCAGCTTGCGCCCCTATCTGACCAGCACCTTTGACTGGTTCTTCCTGGGCGCTGCCAACATTTTTGTCCTGTTCTGCCTGTTGCTGATCGTGCTGCCCTTGGGCAAGGTGCGGCTTGGCGGTGCGGATGCGACACCGGATTACAGCTATATCGGCTGGTTCGCGATGCTGTTCGCCGCCGGCATGGGCATTGGCCTGATGTTTTATGGCGTCTCGGAACCGATGAGCCATTATTCGACCTCAATGGGTGGCATTGCCACTGGTGAGGATGGCGCGCGGACCGATTGGGCACCGCTGGGGGCAGCCGCCGGGGATCAGGCGGCTTCGGTCCGCCTGGGCATGGCAGCAACGATCTTCCACTGGGGGCTGCACCCCTGGGCGATCTACGCGGTTGTCGCACTGGCACTGGCGCTGTTTTCCTACAACAAGGGGTTGCCACTCACCATTCGCTCGGCTTTCTACCCGATCCTGGGCGAACGTGTCTGGGGCTGGCCGGGGCACACCATCGACGTGCTGGCGGTTTTCGCCACCCTGTTTGGCCTTGCAACCTCGCTTGGTTTTGGCGCGACACAGGCGAATGCAGGTCTGAATGAGCTGTTCGGCATCCCCGTGGGATCGACGACCGAGGTTGTTTTGATCACCGGCATTACGGCAATCGCACTGATCTCGGTGATCCGCGGCCTCGACGGCGGGGTGAAAGTGCTGTCCGAAATCAACATGGGGCTTGCGGCCCTGCTTTTGCTGTTCGTGTTGATCGCCGGACCCACGATCGCGATCCTGACCGGCTTCGTGGACAGCCTTGCTGCCTACATCCAGTATCTGCCCGCATTGTCCAACCCCATTGGCCGCGAAGACACCAACTTCAGCCAAGGCTGGACCGCCTTCTACTGGGCCTGGTGGATCAGCTGGTCGCCCTTTGTCGGCATGTTCATCGCCCGCGTCAGCCGTGGCCGCACCGTGCGCGAGTTCATCATTTGCGTGCTGCTGATCCCCTCGATGGTCTGCGTTCTGTGGATGAGCGTCTTTGGCGGCACAGCCATCCAGCAGGTCATTCAGGATGGCGTCACCACCGTGACCGAAGCGCCGCTTGAGCTGAAACTGTTCAAGATGCTGGCCGAACTGCCGCTGGCCTCGATCACAAGCTTCCTTGGGATCATCCTGGTGGTTGTGTTCTTCGTCACCTCTTCGGACTCCGGTTCGCTGGTGATCGATACCATCACCGCAGGCGGCAAGGTCGATGCGCCGGTCCCGCAGCGTGTGTTCTGGTGCGTCTTCGAGGGCGCCGTGGCGATTGCGCTGCTCATCGGCGGCGGACTGGCTTCGCTGCAGGCGATGGTCATCTCGACAGGCCTGCCATTTACCGTGGTGCTGCTTCTGATGTGCTGGGCGATCTGGCGCGGTCTGATCGCTGAAACCCGGGCGTAG
- a CDS encoding universal stress protein — protein sequence MFKKIMAPVDLAHQGHLEKALKCTSDLAKHYGAEVVFVGVTASTPSATAHNPAEYAVKLDEFAKAQAAEHGFTASAVPVVSHDPTTDVDDALLKATKDTGADLVVMASHLPNVLDYIWPSNGGKIAEHAKCSVFVVRG from the coding sequence GTGTTCAAGAAAATCATGGCGCCGGTGGACTTGGCGCATCAAGGGCATCTTGAGAAGGCCCTAAAGTGCACGTCAGATCTCGCAAAGCATTACGGGGCAGAAGTCGTGTTTGTTGGGGTGACCGCCTCTACGCCCAGCGCCACTGCGCATAATCCGGCCGAATATGCCGTCAAGCTCGATGAATTCGCCAAGGCACAAGCGGCAGAGCACGGGTTCACCGCATCGGCAGTGCCTGTGGTCAGCCACGATCCGACCACGGATGTCGACGATGCGCTGTTGAAAGCCACCAAGGACACGGGTGCAGACCTGGTAGTGATGGCCAGCCATCTGCCCAATGTGCTCGACTATATCTGGCCCTCGAATGGCGGAAAAATTGCCGAGCATGCGAAATGTTCGGTGTTTGTCGTGCGCGGCTGA
- a CDS encoding ATP-binding protein has protein sequence MFALPPDVKSAIATQNDLVRADLPSRFASITLVSLLSLFFVPIPVVATIYLVYGLIEIIGVYVYKRLSKEVTIGSVLLFAGSAFAGVWVFNAIPLLLFLQSEPFPKLMGSMLLIIALNHSVVARSAWMFFGILTAVPILCVFGYMIGSFLYNFASPVEIVIATIVVVLGSAYMLHAMWVQHRLTGRLREALREAEAGSRAKSRFLAAMSHEIRTPLNAICAMSELIEDERTDRQTLRERTHLLRKSAQALTGILDDVLDHAKIESGQFELNLTNAEPRSEISSAVEMFRAPADEKGLQLIVDIEDNVPAYAEFDALRVRQIIGNLVSNAVKYTETGQVLVGARGEQVDGQTVLTVEVSDTGRGMTPDQTAQLFTEFYRAEDKNALSVPGTGLGLSIARRFAHMMEGEITVRSSPGRGSCFTFTCPVRVLENSEIEALSPQTPAEDRSDLGVRSILLVDDTASNRVVVRAFLKNSDVEIVEAGNGVEALACLEKQSVDLVLLDMKMPVMDGRETLAELARRGGRIGNTPVIMLTANAAPEDQELFLKLGAAGYLAKPVKKSVLLSEIRRVATERFIRAA, from the coding sequence ATGTTTGCTTTGCCGCCAGACGTCAAAAGCGCCATAGCTACCCAGAACGATCTCGTCCGCGCGGATCTGCCATCCCGTTTCGCGTCGATTACGCTTGTCTCGCTCCTGTCCCTTTTCTTCGTGCCAATCCCAGTGGTGGCTACCATATATCTGGTCTATGGGCTGATCGAGATCATCGGTGTCTACGTCTACAAGAGGCTGAGTAAAGAGGTCACAATCGGTTCGGTCCTTCTGTTTGCCGGATCTGCCTTTGCTGGCGTCTGGGTCTTCAATGCGATCCCGCTGCTTCTGTTTCTTCAGTCAGAACCCTTTCCCAAGCTGATGGGCTCAATGCTGTTGATCATCGCGCTCAATCACAGTGTGGTGGCGCGCTCTGCCTGGATGTTCTTTGGCATTCTGACGGCGGTGCCAATCCTCTGCGTGTTTGGCTATATGATTGGTAGCTTCCTCTATAATTTCGCAAGCCCGGTGGAGATTGTGATCGCAACCATCGTGGTGGTTCTGGGGTCGGCCTATATGCTGCATGCCATGTGGGTGCAGCACCGGCTGACCGGCCGCCTGCGCGAGGCCTTGCGCGAAGCAGAGGCCGGAAGCCGTGCCAAGAGCCGGTTCCTTGCGGCGATGAGCCATGAGATCCGCACCCCTCTCAATGCCATTTGCGCCATGTCCGAACTGATCGAGGATGAACGCACCGACCGGCAGACGCTGCGTGAACGCACCCATCTGCTGCGTAAGTCTGCCCAGGCGCTGACCGGTATTCTGGACGATGTTCTGGATCACGCGAAAATCGAATCCGGACAGTTTGAGCTGAACCTGACAAATGCGGAGCCAAGGTCCGAAATCTCCAGCGCGGTTGAAATGTTCCGGGCGCCCGCCGATGAAAAGGGGCTGCAACTGATCGTCGATATCGAAGACAACGTGCCTGCCTATGCGGAATTCGACGCGCTGCGTGTCCGCCAGATTATCGGAAACTTGGTGTCCAATGCGGTCAAATACACCGAGACGGGTCAGGTGCTGGTCGGGGCGCGCGGCGAACAGGTCGATGGTCAGACGGTTCTCACCGTTGAGGTGTCGGATACCGGACGCGGCATGACGCCGGATCAGACCGCACAGCTGTTCACGGAGTTCTACCGGGCAGAGGACAAGAACGCCCTCAGCGTGCCGGGCACGGGTCTTGGTCTATCGATTGCACGGCGTTTTGCGCATATGATGGAGGGTGAAATCACAGTCAGGAGCAGCCCTGGCCGCGGAAGCTGTTTCACCTTTACATGCCCGGTCAGGGTTCTTGAGAATTCGGAGATCGAGGCCCTTTCGCCGCAAACTCCGGCTGAAGACCGAAGCGATCTTGGTGTTCGCTCGATCTTGCTGGTGGATGATACCGCGTCGAACCGGGTGGTGGTGCGTGCCTTCTTGAAAAACAGCGATGTTGAGATTGTCGAGGCAGGGAATGGTGTCGAAGCTCTGGCCTGTCTTGAGAAACAATCGGTGGATCTTGTGCTGCTCGACATGAAGATGCCGGTGATGGACGGGCGCGAAACCCTGGCGGAGCTGGCACGCCGTGGGGGTAGGATCGGCAATACGCCGGTGATCATGCTGACGGCCAACGCTGCGCCAGAGGACCAGGAATTGTTCCTCAAGCTAGGGGCGGCTGGGTATCTGGCAAAACCGGTCAAGAAGTCCGTGCTGCTATCTGAAATCCGAAGGGTTGCAACCGAACGGTTCATCCGCGCCGCCTGA
- a CDS encoding acyl-CoA dehydrogenase family protein codes for MYQQQTDEFQDIRDAVRALCAEFPDEYHRKVDEARAYPEEFVDALTRAGWMAALIPEEYGGSGLGLTEAAIIMEEINRAGGNSGACHGQMYNMNTLVRHGSEDQKRRILPKLASGELRLQSMGVTEPTTGTDTTQLKTTAVKKGDKYVVNGQKVWISRVQHSDLMILLARTTPLSEVKKKSEGLSIFLVDIKEAMQSGMTVRPIPNMVNHETNELFFDNLEIPEENLIGEEGKGFKYILTGLNAERTLIAAECIGDGYWFTDRVTQYVSERTVFGRPIGQNQGVQFPIAEAYVEIEAANLMRQKACRLYDEGQPCGAEANMAKYLAAKASWEAANACLQFHGGFGFACEYDVERKFRETRLYQVAPISTNLILSYVAEHVLGLPRSF; via the coding sequence ATGTACCAGCAGCAGACCGACGAATTTCAGGATATCCGCGATGCGGTGCGCGCGCTATGCGCCGAGTTCCCGGATGAATATCACCGCAAAGTCGACGAGGCCCGCGCTTACCCCGAAGAGTTTGTCGATGCCCTGACCCGTGCCGGCTGGATGGCGGCGCTCATCCCCGAAGAATACGGCGGATCCGGCCTTGGCCTGACCGAAGCGGCGATTATCATGGAAGAGATCAACCGCGCCGGCGGCAATTCGGGCGCCTGCCACGGGCAGATGTATAATATGAACACCCTTGTGCGGCATGGGTCCGAGGATCAGAAGCGCCGCATCCTGCCAAAACTGGCCAGCGGCGAATTGCGTCTGCAATCCATGGGCGTCACCGAACCCACCACCGGCACCGACACGACGCAGCTGAAGACCACCGCGGTCAAGAAAGGCGACAAATACGTTGTGAACGGCCAGAAGGTCTGGATCAGCCGGGTCCAGCATTCGGATCTGATGATCCTGCTTGCCCGCACCACGCCGCTGTCCGAGGTAAAGAAGAAATCCGAAGGCCTGTCCATCTTCCTTGTCGACATCAAGGAAGCGATGCAGTCGGGCATGACCGTCCGGCCGATCCCCAACATGGTCAACCACGAAACCAACGAGCTGTTCTTCGACAATCTGGAAATCCCCGAGGAGAACCTGATCGGCGAAGAAGGCAAGGGCTTCAAATACATCCTGACCGGGCTCAATGCCGAACGCACGCTGATCGCCGCCGAATGCATCGGGGACGGCTACTGGTTCACCGACCGTGTGACGCAATACGTCTCTGAACGTACGGTCTTTGGCCGCCCAATCGGCCAGAACCAGGGCGTGCAATTCCCCATTGCCGAAGCCTATGTCGAAATCGAAGCTGCCAACCTGATGCGGCAGAAGGCATGTCGGCTTTATGATGAAGGCCAGCCCTGTGGCGCCGAAGCGAACATGGCGAAATACCTCGCCGCCAAGGCCAGCTGGGAGGCCGCGAACGCCTGCCTGCAATTCCACGGTGGTTTCGGCTTTGCCTGCGAATACGATGTCGAGCGTAAATTCCGCGAAACCCGCCTGTATCAGGTGGCGCCGATTTCGACCAATCTCATCCTCAGCTACGTGGCAGAACACGTGCTGGGCCTGCCGAGGTCGTTCTGA
- a CDS encoding LysR family transcriptional regulator, with protein MDKFGVMRAFCRIVDRGSMARAAEDLGVSSSLLSRDLKLLEESLGCRLITRTTRSMSLTEHGRLYYEQADRILQAVDLAEQQVRSGAQVMRGELRINAPHSFGTTVLADLLPRFASRYPDVQLSLVFDDNVLDLVQGGFDVAIRIRASLPDSGLIARKIMPVHQGVFASPEYLADCGQPEAPEDLKRHRTLSYSLAETPLTWEFNGPQRRVTVPISPQLRLGSSIVLRDMIKADMGIGSLPNFLSAPLEATGRIVRVLPDWHLPERTVYTLAASRLSADAKVMAFNDFLAAELAGRP; from the coding sequence ATGGACAAGTTTGGTGTCATGCGGGCCTTCTGCCGCATTGTCGACCGTGGCAGCATGGCGCGCGCGGCTGAGGATCTGGGCGTGTCGTCCAGCTTGCTCAGCCGCGATCTGAAGCTGCTGGAAGAAAGCCTCGGCTGCAGGCTGATCACGCGCACCACCCGCAGCATGTCCCTGACCGAACACGGTCGGCTATATTACGAGCAGGCCGACCGCATCCTGCAGGCCGTTGATCTGGCCGAGCAGCAGGTGCGGTCTGGGGCGCAGGTGATGCGGGGCGAGTTGCGGATCAATGCGCCGCATTCCTTTGGCACGACGGTTCTGGCGGATTTGTTGCCCCGGTTCGCCAGTCGCTATCCTGACGTGCAGCTGTCGCTTGTGTTTGACGACAACGTGCTGGATCTGGTTCAGGGCGGCTTTGATGTGGCGATCCGCATCCGTGCAAGTCTGCCGGATTCGGGGTTGATCGCGCGCAAAATTATGCCCGTGCACCAGGGTGTTTTCGCCAGCCCCGAATATCTTGCAGATTGCGGCCAGCCTGAGGCTCCGGAGGATCTGAAAAGACACAGAACACTGTCCTATAGCCTTGCTGAAACTCCGCTGACTTGGGAATTTAATGGGCCGCAAAGGCGGGTTACGGTGCCGATTTCGCCCCAGCTGCGGCTTGGCAGCAGCATTGTCCTGCGTGACATGATCAAGGCCGATATGGGGATTGGCAGCTTGCCGAATTTCCTGTCAGCCCCGCTTGAGGCGACGGGCCGGATTGTCCGGGTTCTGCCAGACTGGCACCTGCCAGAACGCACGGTCTACACGCTCGCCGCGTCACGCCTAAGCGCGGATGCTAAGGTGATGGCTTTCAACGATTTTCTGGCTGCGGAATTGGCGGGTCGGCCCTGA
- a CDS encoding LysR family transcriptional regulator, whose protein sequence is MDLRQLRYFLAIVEEGSFTRAAQRVNVAQPALSLHVRNMEEALGTPLLLRAPQGVTATEAGELLARRARTLLMDLERTEEDLRSLGREPTGTVRLGLPGTISGILSVPLIARCRARYPKIKIVIAEAMSGFVREWLLDGGVDLAVLYAELREAGVRSEPLLDEELVMLAPPEHAGARPTPLDHLADIPLILPSGAHGLRAMLEEKLRAKGILVAPDIEVDSYSNIKRLVEQGYGCSVLPFHAVAQEAAAGRLSVSPFDAPGLWRRTYLAHTTARPLTRAASAVSEILTTVSAELIADGTWAGAQPIATKAADTNS, encoded by the coding sequence GTGGATCTGAGACAGCTGCGATACTTTCTGGCTATCGTCGAAGAGGGTTCTTTTACTCGGGCAGCGCAGCGGGTGAATGTGGCGCAACCTGCCTTGTCCCTGCATGTGCGCAATATGGAAGAAGCCCTTGGAACGCCGTTGTTGCTGCGCGCGCCACAGGGGGTTACCGCAACAGAGGCCGGAGAACTACTTGCCCGTCGCGCCCGAACGCTTCTGATGGATCTGGAGCGCACCGAAGAAGATCTGCGCAGTCTGGGCCGGGAGCCGACAGGAACGGTACGTCTGGGGCTGCCGGGGACCATCAGCGGTATTCTGTCGGTGCCGCTGATCGCGCGGTGCCGCGCGCGCTATCCGAAGATTAAGATCGTCATCGCCGAAGCGATGAGCGGCTTTGTCCGCGAATGGCTGCTGGATGGCGGTGTCGATCTGGCGGTTCTATATGCTGAATTGCGGGAAGCCGGGGTGCGGTCAGAACCGCTGCTGGATGAAGAGCTGGTGATGCTGGCCCCGCCTGAGCACGCCGGGGCAAGGCCGACCCCGCTTGACCACCTTGCGGATATTCCGCTGATCCTGCCTAGCGGCGCGCATGGGCTGCGCGCCATGCTGGAGGAAAAGCTGCGCGCGAAAGGCATCTTGGTCGCGCCCGATATCGAAGTCGACAGTTACAGCAATATCAAACGGTTGGTTGAGCAGGGCTATGGGTGTTCGGTGTTGCCGTTCCACGCGGTGGCGCAGGAGGCTGCCGCCGGGCGCTTGTCGGTAAGCCCGTTCGACGCGCCGGGTCTTTGGCGCCGGACTTACCTAGCCCACACTACCGCGCGGCCGCTGACCCGCGCGGCATCGGCTGTCAGTGAAATCCTGACAACCGTTTCCGCAGAATTGATTGCTGATGGAACCTGGGCCGGGGCGCAACCAATTGCGACAAAGGCTGCGGATACCAATTCCTGA
- a CDS encoding NAD(P)/FAD-dependent oxidoreductase, with amino-acid sequence MSHIVVIGAGQAGSSLVAKLRKDGFDGDITLIGAETALPYQRPPLSKAYLLGEMEKERLFLRPESFYADNDITLKLGATVTGIDPAAKTVSLGDEVITYDQLALTTGSDPRRLPAAIGGDLDGVFVVRGLSDVDAMAPHVTTGKRVLIVGGGYIGLEAAAVCAKRGLSVTLVEMADRILQRVAAPETSDYFRALHKGHGVDIREGTGLERLEGEDGKVARAVLGDGSTLDVDFVVVGVGIAPATTLAEQAGLTIENGIRVDAQGRTSDPSIWAAGDCASFPYKGERIRLESVPNAIDQSEIVAQNMLGAGKDYAAQPWFWSDQYDVKLQIAGLNSGYDNVVTRQGEGQSVSFWYYKGDQLVAVDAMNDPRAYMVGKRLIDAGKTADKSVVADPEADLKPLLRA; translated from the coding sequence ATGAGCCACATCGTGGTAATCGGAGCAGGGCAGGCGGGATCGTCTCTTGTGGCCAAATTGCGCAAAGATGGATTTGACGGTGACATCACCCTGATCGGAGCCGAAACCGCGCTGCCTTACCAGCGGCCACCCCTGTCCAAGGCCTACCTGCTGGGTGAGATGGAGAAAGAACGCCTGTTCCTGCGCCCCGAGAGTTTTTACGCCGACAATGACATCACCCTGAAACTGGGCGCCACCGTCACAGGGATTGATCCGGCGGCAAAGACGGTCAGCCTTGGGGATGAGGTGATCACCTATGATCAACTGGCTCTGACCACCGGTTCCGATCCGCGTCGCCTTCCGGCTGCCATCGGCGGCGATCTTGATGGGGTATTCGTTGTCCGTGGCTTGTCCGATGTGGACGCCATGGCGCCGCATGTGACGACAGGCAAGCGGGTGCTGATCGTGGGTGGTGGCTATATCGGGCTGGAGGCCGCAGCGGTCTGCGCCAAGCGTGGCTTGTCGGTGACCCTGGTCGAGATGGCAGATCGCATCCTGCAACGGGTGGCAGCGCCCGAGACCTCCGATTATTTCCGCGCCCTGCACAAGGGGCACGGTGTCGACATCCGCGAAGGCACGGGGCTGGAGCGGCTGGAAGGCGAAGATGGGAAGGTTGCCCGGGCGGTGCTGGGCGATGGTAGCACGCTGGACGTGGATTTCGTGGTGGTTGGTGTGGGTATCGCCCCGGCGACCACTCTGGCCGAGCAGGCCGGGCTGACGATTGAAAACGGCATCCGGGTCGATGCGCAGGGGCGGACCTCGGACCCTTCGATCTGGGCGGCGGGCGATTGCGCCTCTTTCCCCTACAAGGGGGAACGTATCCGGCTGGAAAGCGTGCCCAATGCCATCGACCAGTCCGAAATCGTGGCGCAGAACATGCTGGGTGCAGGCAAGGATTACGCGGCACAGCCCTGGTTCTGGTCCGACCAATATGATGTGAAATTGCAGATCGCGGGCCTCAACAGCGGCTATGACAACGTGGTCACCCGTCAGGGCGAGGGGCAAAGCGTGTCCTTCTGGTATTACAAAGGTGATCAACTGGTGGCGGTCGATGCGATGAACGATCCGCGCGCCTATATGGTCGGCAAACGGTTGATCGATGCGGGTAAAACGGCTGACAAATCCGTGGTCGCCGATCCTGAAGCAGACTTGAAACCGCTGCTGCGGGCATGA